A genomic window from Cyprinus carpio isolate SPL01 chromosome A2, ASM1834038v1, whole genome shotgun sequence includes:
- the LOC109080828 gene encoding ATP-dependent 6-phosphofructokinase, platelet type-like isoform X3, with protein sequence MPDNKKFIENLSGTGKCIGVLTSGGDAQGMNAAVRAVVRMGIYVGAKVYFIHEGYQGMVDGGDNIKEASWESVSSMLQVGGTVIGSARCKDFRTHEGRLRAALNLVQRGITNLCVIGGDGSLTGANLFREEWSGLLDELVQSGEISEEASQIHSALHIVGMVGSIDNDFCGTDMTIGTDSALHRIIEVVDAIMTTAQSHQRTFVLEVMGRHCGYLALVSALACGADWVLIPEMPPKDGWEEQMCNKLSENRADKKRLNIIIVAEGAIDQSNKPITTELIKDLVVRCLGFDTRVTILGHVQRGGTPSAFDRILASRMGVEAVLALLEASPGTPACVVSLCGNQAVRLPLMECVQMTQEVQKAMDEKRFEDAVRLRGRSFENNLNTYKLLSHRKIDSELPHSSFNVAVLNVGAPAAGMNAAVRSAVRVGITEGHTMFAVSDGFEGFCKGQIKEIKWGDVGGWTGQGGSLLGTKRTLPAKHIDKIAEQMRIHNINALLVIGGFEAYLGLMELQAARSKHAEFCVPMVMVPATVSNNIPGSDLSIGADTALNAITDTCDRIKQSASGTKRRVFIIETMGGYCGYLATVGALAAGADAAYIYEEPFDIRDLQSNVEHLTEKMKTSIQRGLVLRNENCSVNYTTDFIYQLYSEEGKGVFDCRKNVLGHMQQGGSPSPFDRNFGTKISAKAMQWISKKLKECYREDDGHVFANTEDSACLLGMRRRALVFQPVIQLKDETDFVHRIPKEQWWLRLRPLMKILAKYKTSYDVSDSGQLEHIIRLRTKDISAI encoded by the exons ATGCCGGACAACAAAAAATTCATCGAGAACCTGTCTGGAACAGGGAAGTGCATTGGCGTCCTGACAAGTGGTGGAGATGCTCAAG GTATGAATGCTGCTGTGAGGGCAGTGGTCAGAATGGGAATCTATGTGGGAGCAAAAGTTTATTTCATCCATGAg GGCTACCAGGGCATGGTGGATGGAGGTGACAACATCAAAGAAGCATCATGGGAAAGTGTTTCCAGTATGTTACAAGTG GGTGGCACCGTGATTGGCAGCGCCCGCTGTAAGGATTTTCGCACCCACGAGGGCCGTTTGCGTGCTGCTCTGAACCTGGTGCAGCGTGGCATCACTAACTTGTGTGTGATTGGTGGAGATGGCAGTTTGACCGGGGCTAATCTCTTCAGGGAGGAGTGGAGCGGACTGTTGGATGAGCTTGTCCAATCAG GTGAAATCAGTGAAGAGGCTTCCCAAATTCATTCTGCATTGCATATCGTTGGGATGGTGGGCTCTATAGACAATGACTTCTGTGGGACAGATATGACCATTGGCACTGACTCAGCACTGCACAGGATCATAGAGGTGGTGGACGCCATAATGACCACGGCACAAAG CCATCAGAGGACCTTTGTGCTAGAGGTCATGGGAAGACACTGCGG gtatCTAGCATTAGTCAGTGCTCTTGCATGTGGAGCTGACTGGGTGCTGATTCCAGAAATGCCTCCCAAAGATGGCTGGGAGGAACAGATGTGTAATAAACTATCAGAG AATCGTGCTGATAAGAAACGGCTTAATATCATCATAGTAGCTGAAGGTGCAATAGACCAAAGCAACAAACCCATAACCACAGAACTTATAAAAGAT CTGGTGGTGCGCTGTTTAGGGTTTGACACGCGGGTCACCATTCTGGGACACGTCCAGAGAGGAGGAACCCCCTCTGCCTTTGACCGGATTTTG GCGAGTCGTATGGGAGTGGAAGCCGTCTTGGCCCTGTTAGAAGCGTCTCCTGGTACTCCAGCATGTGTGGTGTCTCTGTGTGGGAACCAGGCTGTCAGGCTTCCTCTGATGGAGTGCGTTCAGATG ACACAGGAGGTCCAGAAGGCCATGGATGAAAAGCGATTTGAAGACGCTGTAAGGCTGCGTGGCAG AAGTTTTGAAAACAACCTGAACACTTATAAACTTTTGTCTCATCGAAAAATTGACTCTGAACTTCCACAT AGCTCATTTAATGTGGCTGTGTTGAATGTTGGGGCTCCTGCAGCTGGCATGAATGCAGCCGTGCGTTCGGCTGTCAGGGTCGGGATCACCGAAGGCCACACTATGTTTGCTGTTAGTGATGGATTTGAGGGCTTCTGTAAGGGACAG ATAAAAGAAATCAAGTGGGGTGATGTTGGGGGCTGGACAGGCCAGGGTGGGTCCCTTCTAGGAACAAAAAG aACTCTCCCAGCCAAGCACATTGATAAAATTGCAGAACAGATGAGGATTCACAACATCAACGCTTTACTGGTTATTGGAGGTTTTGAG GCTTATTTGGGGCTGATGGAGCTGCAAGCAGCTCGTTCCAAACACGCAGAGTTTTGTGTTCCCATGGTGATGGTCCCGGCCACTGTGTCCAACAATATCCCCGGCTCAGACCTGAGCATCGGGGCAGACACGGCTCTCAACGCCATCACGGAC ACGTGTGATCGTATAAAGCAGTCGGCCAGTGGAACCAAGCGGCGCGTGTTCATCATTGAGACGATGGGCGGTTACTGTGGTTACCTGGCGACGGTGGGCGCGCTGGCGGCTGGAGCGGATGCAGCCTACATCTATGAAGAGCCGTTTGACATCCGAGACCTACAG TCTAACGTCGAACATTTAACTGAGAAGATGAAGACCAGCATCCAGAGAGGTTTAGTGCTCAG gaaTGAGAACTGCAGTGTGAACTACACCACTGACTTCATCTACCAGCTGTACAGTGAAGAGGGCAAAGGAGTCTTTGACTGCAGGAAGAACGTCCTGGGACACATgcagcag GGTGGTTCTCCTTCCCCGTTTGACAGGAACTTCGGCACTAAGATCTCAGCTAAAGCCATGCAGTGGATCTCCAAGAAGCTCAAAGAGTGTTACAGAGAAG ATGACG GACATGTGTTTGCGAACACAGAGGATTCTGCGTGTTTGTTGGGGATGCGGCGAAGGGCTCTGGTCTTTCAGCCCGTCATACAGCTGAAGGATGAGACGGATTTTGT TCACAGGATCCCGAAGGAACAGTGGTGGCTCCGACTGCGTCCGCTCATGAAGATTTTGGCCAAGTACAAGACCAGCTACGACGTGTCCGATTCGGGCCAGCTTGAACACATCATCCGTCTGAGAACTAAAGACATCTCTGCCATTTAA
- the LOC109080828 gene encoding ATP-dependent 6-phosphofructokinase, platelet type-like isoform X2, with translation MPDNKKFIENLSGTGKCIGVLTSGGDAQGMNAAVRAVVRMGIYVGAKVYFIHEGYQGMVDGGDNIKEASWESVSSMLQVGGTVIGSARCKDFRTHEGRLRAALNLVQRGITNLCVIGGDGSLTGANLFREEWSGLLDELVQSGEISEEASQIHSALHIVGMVGSIDNDFCGTDMTIGTDSALHRIIEVVDAIMTTAQSHQRTFVLEVMGRHCGYLALVSALACGADWVLIPEMPPKDGWEEQMCNKLSENRADKKRLNIIIVAEGAIDQSNKPITTELIKDLVVRCLGFDTRVTILGHVQRGGTPSAFDRILASRMGVEAVLALLEASPGTPACVVSLCGNQAVRLPLMECVQMTQEVQKAMDEKRFEDAVRLRGRSFENNLNTYKLLSHRKIDSELPHSSFNVAVLNVGAPAAGMNAAVRSAVRVGITEGHTMFAVSDGFEGFCKGQIKEIKWGDVGGWTGQGGSLLGTKRTLPAKHIDKIAEQMRIHNINALLVIGGFEAYLGLMELQAARSKHAEFCVPMVMVPATVSNNIPGSDLSIGADTALNAITDAFESLLQLFDARSRYEEFCVPMCMLPATISNNVSGTDLSIGADTSLNAIVETCDRIKQSASGTKRRVFIIETMGGYCGYLATVGALAAGADAAYIYEEPFDIRDLQSNVEHLTEKMKTSIQRGLVLRNENCSVNYTTDFIYQLYSEEGKGVFDCRKNVLGHMQQGGSPSPFDRNFGTKISAKAMQWISKKLKECYREGHVFANTEDSACLLGMRRRALVFQPVIQLKDETDFVHRIPKEQWWLRLRPLMKILAKYKTSYDVSDSGQLEHIIRLRTKDISAI, from the exons ATGCCGGACAACAAAAAATTCATCGAGAACCTGTCTGGAACAGGGAAGTGCATTGGCGTCCTGACAAGTGGTGGAGATGCTCAAG GTATGAATGCTGCTGTGAGGGCAGTGGTCAGAATGGGAATCTATGTGGGAGCAAAAGTTTATTTCATCCATGAg GGCTACCAGGGCATGGTGGATGGAGGTGACAACATCAAAGAAGCATCATGGGAAAGTGTTTCCAGTATGTTACAAGTG GGTGGCACCGTGATTGGCAGCGCCCGCTGTAAGGATTTTCGCACCCACGAGGGCCGTTTGCGTGCTGCTCTGAACCTGGTGCAGCGTGGCATCACTAACTTGTGTGTGATTGGTGGAGATGGCAGTTTGACCGGGGCTAATCTCTTCAGGGAGGAGTGGAGCGGACTGTTGGATGAGCTTGTCCAATCAG GTGAAATCAGTGAAGAGGCTTCCCAAATTCATTCTGCATTGCATATCGTTGGGATGGTGGGCTCTATAGACAATGACTTCTGTGGGACAGATATGACCATTGGCACTGACTCAGCACTGCACAGGATCATAGAGGTGGTGGACGCCATAATGACCACGGCACAAAG CCATCAGAGGACCTTTGTGCTAGAGGTCATGGGAAGACACTGCGG gtatCTAGCATTAGTCAGTGCTCTTGCATGTGGAGCTGACTGGGTGCTGATTCCAGAAATGCCTCCCAAAGATGGCTGGGAGGAACAGATGTGTAATAAACTATCAGAG AATCGTGCTGATAAGAAACGGCTTAATATCATCATAGTAGCTGAAGGTGCAATAGACCAAAGCAACAAACCCATAACCACAGAACTTATAAAAGAT CTGGTGGTGCGCTGTTTAGGGTTTGACACGCGGGTCACCATTCTGGGACACGTCCAGAGAGGAGGAACCCCCTCTGCCTTTGACCGGATTTTG GCGAGTCGTATGGGAGTGGAAGCCGTCTTGGCCCTGTTAGAAGCGTCTCCTGGTACTCCAGCATGTGTGGTGTCTCTGTGTGGGAACCAGGCTGTCAGGCTTCCTCTGATGGAGTGCGTTCAGATG ACACAGGAGGTCCAGAAGGCCATGGATGAAAAGCGATTTGAAGACGCTGTAAGGCTGCGTGGCAG AAGTTTTGAAAACAACCTGAACACTTATAAACTTTTGTCTCATCGAAAAATTGACTCTGAACTTCCACAT AGCTCATTTAATGTGGCTGTGTTGAATGTTGGGGCTCCTGCAGCTGGCATGAATGCAGCCGTGCGTTCGGCTGTCAGGGTCGGGATCACCGAAGGCCACACTATGTTTGCTGTTAGTGATGGATTTGAGGGCTTCTGTAAGGGACAG ATAAAAGAAATCAAGTGGGGTGATGTTGGGGGCTGGACAGGCCAGGGTGGGTCCCTTCTAGGAACAAAAAG aACTCTCCCAGCCAAGCACATTGATAAAATTGCAGAACAGATGAGGATTCACAACATCAACGCTTTACTGGTTATTGGAGGTTTTGAG GCTTATTTGGGGCTGATGGAGCTGCAAGCAGCTCGTTCCAAACACGCAGAGTTTTGTGTTCCCATGGTGATGGTCCCGGCCACTGTGTCCAACAATATCCCCGGCTCAGACCTGAGCATCGGGGCAGACACGGCTCTCAACGCCATCACGGAC GCCTTTGAGAGTTTGCTGCAGCTGTTCGATGCCCGCAGCAGGTATGAGGAGTTCTGCGTGCCCATGTGCATGCTGCCTGCCACCATCAGTAATAATGTGTCCGGCACTGACCTCAGCATTGGCGCTGACACTTCCCTCAATGCCATAGTGGAG ACGTGTGATCGTATAAAGCAGTCGGCCAGTGGAACCAAGCGGCGCGTGTTCATCATTGAGACGATGGGCGGTTACTGTGGTTACCTGGCGACGGTGGGCGCGCTGGCGGCTGGAGCGGATGCAGCCTACATCTATGAAGAGCCGTTTGACATCCGAGACCTACAG TCTAACGTCGAACATTTAACTGAGAAGATGAAGACCAGCATCCAGAGAGGTTTAGTGCTCAG gaaTGAGAACTGCAGTGTGAACTACACCACTGACTTCATCTACCAGCTGTACAGTGAAGAGGGCAAAGGAGTCTTTGACTGCAGGAAGAACGTCCTGGGACACATgcagcag GGTGGTTCTCCTTCCCCGTTTGACAGGAACTTCGGCACTAAGATCTCAGCTAAAGCCATGCAGTGGATCTCCAAGAAGCTCAAAGAGTGTTACAGAGAAG GACATGTGTTTGCGAACACAGAGGATTCTGCGTGTTTGTTGGGGATGCGGCGAAGGGCTCTGGTCTTTCAGCCCGTCATACAGCTGAAGGATGAGACGGATTTTGT TCACAGGATCCCGAAGGAACAGTGGTGGCTCCGACTGCGTCCGCTCATGAAGATTTTGGCCAAGTACAAGACCAGCTACGACGTGTCCGATTCGGGCCAGCTTGAACACATCATCCGTCTGAGAACTAAAGACATCTCTGCCATTTAA
- the LOC109080828 gene encoding ATP-dependent 6-phosphofructokinase, platelet type-like isoform X6 — protein MPDNKKFIENLSGTGKCIGVLTSGGDAQGMNAAVRAVVRMGIYVGAKVYFIHEGYQGMVDGGDNIKEASWESVSSMLQVGGTVIGSARCKDFRTHEGRLRAALNLVQRGITNLCVIGGDGSLTGANLFREEWSGLLDELVQSGEISEEASQIHSALHIVGMVGSIDNDFCGTDMTIGTDSALHRIIEVVDAIMTTAQSHQRTFVLEVMGRHCGYLALVSALACGADWVLIPEMPPKDGWEEQMCNKLSENRADKKRLNIIIVAEGAIDQSNKPITTELIKDLVVRCLGFDTRVTILGHVQRGGTPSAFDRILASRMGVEAVLALLEASPGTPACVVSLCGNQAVRLPLMECVQMTQEVQKAMDEKRFEDAVRLRGRSFENNLNTYKLLSHRKIDSELPHSSFNVAVLNVGAPAAGMNAAVRSAVRVGITEGHTMFAVSDGFEGFCKGQIKEIKWGDVGGWTGQGGSLLGTKRTLPAKHIDKIAEQMRIHNINALLVIGGFEAFESLLQLFDARSRYEEFCVPMCMLPATISNNVSGTDLSIGADTSLNAIVETCDRIKQSASGTKRRVFIIETMGGYCGYLATVGALAAGADAAYIYEEPFDIRDLQSNVEHLTEKMKTSIQRGLVLRNENCSVNYTTDFIYQLYSEEGKGVFDCRKNVLGHMQQGGSPSPFDRNFGTKISAKAMQWISKKLKECYREGHVFANTEDSACLLGMRRRALVFQPVIQLKDETDFVHRIPKEQWWLRLRPLMKILAKYKTSYDVSDSGQLEHIIRLRTKDISAI, from the exons ATGCCGGACAACAAAAAATTCATCGAGAACCTGTCTGGAACAGGGAAGTGCATTGGCGTCCTGACAAGTGGTGGAGATGCTCAAG GTATGAATGCTGCTGTGAGGGCAGTGGTCAGAATGGGAATCTATGTGGGAGCAAAAGTTTATTTCATCCATGAg GGCTACCAGGGCATGGTGGATGGAGGTGACAACATCAAAGAAGCATCATGGGAAAGTGTTTCCAGTATGTTACAAGTG GGTGGCACCGTGATTGGCAGCGCCCGCTGTAAGGATTTTCGCACCCACGAGGGCCGTTTGCGTGCTGCTCTGAACCTGGTGCAGCGTGGCATCACTAACTTGTGTGTGATTGGTGGAGATGGCAGTTTGACCGGGGCTAATCTCTTCAGGGAGGAGTGGAGCGGACTGTTGGATGAGCTTGTCCAATCAG GTGAAATCAGTGAAGAGGCTTCCCAAATTCATTCTGCATTGCATATCGTTGGGATGGTGGGCTCTATAGACAATGACTTCTGTGGGACAGATATGACCATTGGCACTGACTCAGCACTGCACAGGATCATAGAGGTGGTGGACGCCATAATGACCACGGCACAAAG CCATCAGAGGACCTTTGTGCTAGAGGTCATGGGAAGACACTGCGG gtatCTAGCATTAGTCAGTGCTCTTGCATGTGGAGCTGACTGGGTGCTGATTCCAGAAATGCCTCCCAAAGATGGCTGGGAGGAACAGATGTGTAATAAACTATCAGAG AATCGTGCTGATAAGAAACGGCTTAATATCATCATAGTAGCTGAAGGTGCAATAGACCAAAGCAACAAACCCATAACCACAGAACTTATAAAAGAT CTGGTGGTGCGCTGTTTAGGGTTTGACACGCGGGTCACCATTCTGGGACACGTCCAGAGAGGAGGAACCCCCTCTGCCTTTGACCGGATTTTG GCGAGTCGTATGGGAGTGGAAGCCGTCTTGGCCCTGTTAGAAGCGTCTCCTGGTACTCCAGCATGTGTGGTGTCTCTGTGTGGGAACCAGGCTGTCAGGCTTCCTCTGATGGAGTGCGTTCAGATG ACACAGGAGGTCCAGAAGGCCATGGATGAAAAGCGATTTGAAGACGCTGTAAGGCTGCGTGGCAG AAGTTTTGAAAACAACCTGAACACTTATAAACTTTTGTCTCATCGAAAAATTGACTCTGAACTTCCACAT AGCTCATTTAATGTGGCTGTGTTGAATGTTGGGGCTCCTGCAGCTGGCATGAATGCAGCCGTGCGTTCGGCTGTCAGGGTCGGGATCACCGAAGGCCACACTATGTTTGCTGTTAGTGATGGATTTGAGGGCTTCTGTAAGGGACAG ATAAAAGAAATCAAGTGGGGTGATGTTGGGGGCTGGACAGGCCAGGGTGGGTCCCTTCTAGGAACAAAAAG aACTCTCCCAGCCAAGCACATTGATAAAATTGCAGAACAGATGAGGATTCACAACATCAACGCTTTACTGGTTATTGGAGGTTTTGAG GCCTTTGAGAGTTTGCTGCAGCTGTTCGATGCCCGCAGCAGGTATGAGGAGTTCTGCGTGCCCATGTGCATGCTGCCTGCCACCATCAGTAATAATGTGTCCGGCACTGACCTCAGCATTGGCGCTGACACTTCCCTCAATGCCATAGTGGAG ACGTGTGATCGTATAAAGCAGTCGGCCAGTGGAACCAAGCGGCGCGTGTTCATCATTGAGACGATGGGCGGTTACTGTGGTTACCTGGCGACGGTGGGCGCGCTGGCGGCTGGAGCGGATGCAGCCTACATCTATGAAGAGCCGTTTGACATCCGAGACCTACAG TCTAACGTCGAACATTTAACTGAGAAGATGAAGACCAGCATCCAGAGAGGTTTAGTGCTCAG gaaTGAGAACTGCAGTGTGAACTACACCACTGACTTCATCTACCAGCTGTACAGTGAAGAGGGCAAAGGAGTCTTTGACTGCAGGAAGAACGTCCTGGGACACATgcagcag GGTGGTTCTCCTTCCCCGTTTGACAGGAACTTCGGCACTAAGATCTCAGCTAAAGCCATGCAGTGGATCTCCAAGAAGCTCAAAGAGTGTTACAGAGAAG GACATGTGTTTGCGAACACAGAGGATTCTGCGTGTTTGTTGGGGATGCGGCGAAGGGCTCTGGTCTTTCAGCCCGTCATACAGCTGAAGGATGAGACGGATTTTGT TCACAGGATCCCGAAGGAACAGTGGTGGCTCCGACTGCGTCCGCTCATGAAGATTTTGGCCAAGTACAAGACCAGCTACGACGTGTCCGATTCGGGCCAGCTTGAACACATCATCCGTCTGAGAACTAAAGACATCTCTGCCATTTAA
- the LOC109080828 gene encoding ATP-dependent 6-phosphofructokinase, platelet type-like isoform X1, with the protein MPDNKKFIENLSGTGKCIGVLTSGGDAQGMNAAVRAVVRMGIYVGAKVYFIHEGYQGMVDGGDNIKEASWESVSSMLQVGGTVIGSARCKDFRTHEGRLRAALNLVQRGITNLCVIGGDGSLTGANLFREEWSGLLDELVQSGEISEEASQIHSALHIVGMVGSIDNDFCGTDMTIGTDSALHRIIEVVDAIMTTAQSHQRTFVLEVMGRHCGYLALVSALACGADWVLIPEMPPKDGWEEQMCNKLSENRADKKRLNIIIVAEGAIDQSNKPITTELIKDLVVRCLGFDTRVTILGHVQRGGTPSAFDRILASRMGVEAVLALLEASPGTPACVVSLCGNQAVRLPLMECVQMTQEVQKAMDEKRFEDAVRLRGRSFENNLNTYKLLSHRKIDSELPHSSFNVAVLNVGAPAAGMNAAVRSAVRVGITEGHTMFAVSDGFEGFCKGQIKEIKWGDVGGWTGQGGSLLGTKRTLPAKHIDKIAEQMRIHNINALLVIGGFEAYLGLMELQAARSKHAEFCVPMVMVPATVSNNIPGSDLSIGADTALNAITDAFESLLQLFDARSRYEEFCVPMCMLPATISNNVSGTDLSIGADTSLNAIVETCDRIKQSASGTKRRVFIIETMGGYCGYLATVGALAAGADAAYIYEEPFDIRDLQSNVEHLTEKMKTSIQRGLVLRNENCSVNYTTDFIYQLYSEEGKGVFDCRKNVLGHMQQGGSPSPFDRNFGTKISAKAMQWISKKLKECYREDDGHVFANTEDSACLLGMRRRALVFQPVIQLKDETDFVHRIPKEQWWLRLRPLMKILAKYKTSYDVSDSGQLEHIIRLRTKDISAI; encoded by the exons ATGCCGGACAACAAAAAATTCATCGAGAACCTGTCTGGAACAGGGAAGTGCATTGGCGTCCTGACAAGTGGTGGAGATGCTCAAG GTATGAATGCTGCTGTGAGGGCAGTGGTCAGAATGGGAATCTATGTGGGAGCAAAAGTTTATTTCATCCATGAg GGCTACCAGGGCATGGTGGATGGAGGTGACAACATCAAAGAAGCATCATGGGAAAGTGTTTCCAGTATGTTACAAGTG GGTGGCACCGTGATTGGCAGCGCCCGCTGTAAGGATTTTCGCACCCACGAGGGCCGTTTGCGTGCTGCTCTGAACCTGGTGCAGCGTGGCATCACTAACTTGTGTGTGATTGGTGGAGATGGCAGTTTGACCGGGGCTAATCTCTTCAGGGAGGAGTGGAGCGGACTGTTGGATGAGCTTGTCCAATCAG GTGAAATCAGTGAAGAGGCTTCCCAAATTCATTCTGCATTGCATATCGTTGGGATGGTGGGCTCTATAGACAATGACTTCTGTGGGACAGATATGACCATTGGCACTGACTCAGCACTGCACAGGATCATAGAGGTGGTGGACGCCATAATGACCACGGCACAAAG CCATCAGAGGACCTTTGTGCTAGAGGTCATGGGAAGACACTGCGG gtatCTAGCATTAGTCAGTGCTCTTGCATGTGGAGCTGACTGGGTGCTGATTCCAGAAATGCCTCCCAAAGATGGCTGGGAGGAACAGATGTGTAATAAACTATCAGAG AATCGTGCTGATAAGAAACGGCTTAATATCATCATAGTAGCTGAAGGTGCAATAGACCAAAGCAACAAACCCATAACCACAGAACTTATAAAAGAT CTGGTGGTGCGCTGTTTAGGGTTTGACACGCGGGTCACCATTCTGGGACACGTCCAGAGAGGAGGAACCCCCTCTGCCTTTGACCGGATTTTG GCGAGTCGTATGGGAGTGGAAGCCGTCTTGGCCCTGTTAGAAGCGTCTCCTGGTACTCCAGCATGTGTGGTGTCTCTGTGTGGGAACCAGGCTGTCAGGCTTCCTCTGATGGAGTGCGTTCAGATG ACACAGGAGGTCCAGAAGGCCATGGATGAAAAGCGATTTGAAGACGCTGTAAGGCTGCGTGGCAG AAGTTTTGAAAACAACCTGAACACTTATAAACTTTTGTCTCATCGAAAAATTGACTCTGAACTTCCACAT AGCTCATTTAATGTGGCTGTGTTGAATGTTGGGGCTCCTGCAGCTGGCATGAATGCAGCCGTGCGTTCGGCTGTCAGGGTCGGGATCACCGAAGGCCACACTATGTTTGCTGTTAGTGATGGATTTGAGGGCTTCTGTAAGGGACAG ATAAAAGAAATCAAGTGGGGTGATGTTGGGGGCTGGACAGGCCAGGGTGGGTCCCTTCTAGGAACAAAAAG aACTCTCCCAGCCAAGCACATTGATAAAATTGCAGAACAGATGAGGATTCACAACATCAACGCTTTACTGGTTATTGGAGGTTTTGAG GCTTATTTGGGGCTGATGGAGCTGCAAGCAGCTCGTTCCAAACACGCAGAGTTTTGTGTTCCCATGGTGATGGTCCCGGCCACTGTGTCCAACAATATCCCCGGCTCAGACCTGAGCATCGGGGCAGACACGGCTCTCAACGCCATCACGGAC GCCTTTGAGAGTTTGCTGCAGCTGTTCGATGCCCGCAGCAGGTATGAGGAGTTCTGCGTGCCCATGTGCATGCTGCCTGCCACCATCAGTAATAATGTGTCCGGCACTGACCTCAGCATTGGCGCTGACACTTCCCTCAATGCCATAGTGGAG ACGTGTGATCGTATAAAGCAGTCGGCCAGTGGAACCAAGCGGCGCGTGTTCATCATTGAGACGATGGGCGGTTACTGTGGTTACCTGGCGACGGTGGGCGCGCTGGCGGCTGGAGCGGATGCAGCCTACATCTATGAAGAGCCGTTTGACATCCGAGACCTACAG TCTAACGTCGAACATTTAACTGAGAAGATGAAGACCAGCATCCAGAGAGGTTTAGTGCTCAG gaaTGAGAACTGCAGTGTGAACTACACCACTGACTTCATCTACCAGCTGTACAGTGAAGAGGGCAAAGGAGTCTTTGACTGCAGGAAGAACGTCCTGGGACACATgcagcag GGTGGTTCTCCTTCCCCGTTTGACAGGAACTTCGGCACTAAGATCTCAGCTAAAGCCATGCAGTGGATCTCCAAGAAGCTCAAAGAGTGTTACAGAGAAG ATGACG GACATGTGTTTGCGAACACAGAGGATTCTGCGTGTTTGTTGGGGATGCGGCGAAGGGCTCTGGTCTTTCAGCCCGTCATACAGCTGAAGGATGAGACGGATTTTGT TCACAGGATCCCGAAGGAACAGTGGTGGCTCCGACTGCGTCCGCTCATGAAGATTTTGGCCAAGTACAAGACCAGCTACGACGTGTCCGATTCGGGCCAGCTTGAACACATCATCCGTCTGAGAACTAAAGACATCTCTGCCATTTAA